The nucleotide window GGTTACATAGGTATTTTAGTTGGTTAGCGGGTTTACCTGCCATGACCCGTTTTGTTAAATGGGTTATATAAGTATTTTTGCGGGTTGGCGGGTTGACCCAAAACTCACCCGTTTATGAAACGAGTCATGCGAGTTGATCCAAAAATGACCCGAATTTTAATCGTGCTGGTTGAACCCTCTAAATTCTCGTGCGAGTTTCAAGTCGTGTAACGGGTCGTACCCGAAATTGCCACCCCTAACCCCATCCTCCATGCCCCCTCCTCATATCCCTCTATCTCTCTTCCTTAGCGAGAGGCTATTGTAGACTGACGATTTCAAGATCTCGTCAAGTTGGCTAGCCATGGTGGTTTTTACAGCAACAATTTTGATGTAGATGATGACTGAAAATTCTTTATTTAGGAAACTAAAGGCAGAGGGGAGAAAGAGGAAGTGATATGGATAGAGTGGGTATAGGGTGTTGGGTTTAGGTATGGGGTCTATTAAGGTGGATGTGGGTAGGGGATGGGGGTTGGGATTGGAGTGTCAAAAGTCTTAGTTACCCCCACAAATATAACATGTGTTGTTCACGTGACTaaatttaatagaaaatatgACAGTAACATGTGCTGCTCAAAATATATGCATATTAAAAAGCCCtattagaaaaggaaaaaaaaaaacataattgatGAATGAATTTTGTGTCTTTTCTTGTAAAGAGAGCAGTGGTAGCAGTATATTGTTGTCACAATATGAAACCGAACTAACCCTTATCACTTACCATTTCCATAGATAAATCATAACAATAAGGAGTATTtatcaacctttttttttttccattatcATATAGATGTAATGTATTTTGAAATGACTATTTAACCCTTTcgaatttttataaatgattaggtataattaaaaaaaatcatcttcttcttcgtaTGGGAGTGTTCCGATAATGTTGaataattgaaagaaaataatattcaaGGATAAACTTAAATACAAATGAAGAACATAGGATACTTAACCCTCTTGCGTTGCACATCTCCctttttggttgaaattgtACATTTAATTCTTCtattagttttatttattattattttaaaattcaactaattaattcTAGATTGTAAAAATAGAAAGAGATAATAAATTCCCAACTCAacttttggtttcttcttgTCACAAATGCATGGTACACCCCCATCAATCTCAAGCATTGTGGGATGCATTTCCAAAGCCACACCCACACACATGCCATCAGGTAGGCGCTTTAAAGTTGGACAGCTAAATTTTACCGACGATCGATATGCATTACAATcgtgaaattaaaatttctgGGATAATTGGCCTTTAAATGTGGCATGTTCCAACCAATTACCCAAGGTCAATTGTGgggattttgaaattttcacttttaagGCTTTTTATCTTAAAATATATAGAAGATAGATTATTATAACTAGgtccttgacacatgctcacgcatgtgccaattggttttctttttcttttttattttatttttagaattaataaaagataatagggtagttatgttccataaaagtaggacctattatcttattttgtttttaattttaatttttttaatattaaaaaatatgaatttaccatattatcctcatttaattaataatttcaattcttaatgtttgaattaacaaagggcattttctggtattttgaatgtttcaccattttctgccttttgctttatatatactagcctctctgcacgcgcttccgcgcttgcgagaggttttttaaaaaaaataagtaaatttattttagaattaaaaaagataatgggtagttgtgttccataaaaataggatccattatctgctttttctttttcttttaatttttttaaatatgaaaaagtgtgaatttaccatattatcctcatttaattaataatttgaattcttaatgtttgcattaaccaagggcattttctggtattttgaatgtttcaccattctctgccttttgctttatatatatagataaatgaATAGGGTATTTCATCAAATTACCTTCTGAATTTGtacataattattaatttacttCTTGACTTTTTAATAGACGGTAGAGGGAACATTAGGAATAAAAGTTAGTACTAgaccttaattttctaaataaaaaaggtcatggggtaaattaataattaggtACAAGTTCAGTGGGTAATTTTATGAAATACcctaattaatgaaaaatgaGTTTATTAGCTAgcaaaattcttattaagaaaaaaatttaactggTGATTTGTCCCCTGAACTTAtacccaagttttgttttataccatatcatttttttgttagaaaattaaggactCGAACTAATTTTTTTCACCAATTTACCCCCTGACGTCAAAATTTGCCACTTCCGATTCATTCTACCATCAAGTTGATGTTTTGGTGGAGATGCGAAATGAAAAAAGTAACCTCCAACTTGACGGCGGAATGGATGAGAAGTGGCAGATTTTGACATCCGGAGGCAAATTGGTAAAAAAATTAGTTCGGGTCcttacttttcaaaaaaaaaaaagaagagataaGGGGTAAATTAAAACCTAAGTACAAGTTAAGGGCAAATCACCGGTTAATCCTAAAAACAAGAGTAACTAACAACAAAGCATAGTTCAACAACTGAGAATCAAACCAATTCGAAGACAATTGCAAGGCTGAGAATGAAATCAGTTCAGAAACCACTGCATATTCTCTCCCTTGCCTCAAAATCCACTATCACACCACGCACATTTTCCACTTCCACTTCTGCTATTGATTCAATTACTGCACCGAAACCAACCAATCAAACTCAGACTCAAAGTCTAACTCAAGAAGAGCACACAAAGATCAACCTCCTCCTCCCACGCCTCTGCCTCTTAAACCACCTCGACACAGCAACCCACCTCACCATCACAGCCCTGCTCACAAACCCACCTCTcaaatctctctctttgtCCATTCTCATCCACTCCTTCACTTCCCAACCCGACATGGCCCGACCCATGTCACTTTTAACCCGCCTCAGGCACAACCCACCTTCACATCCCTATCTCACGCCCATCACAACCATGTTCATTGCCTcatatttcaagaaaaataaacccaaagaGGCCCTCAAAATGTTCAACTGGTTGGTAAGGCCAGGCTCTCCATGTGTGCTCGATGAGAGAGTTTGTGAGGTTTTGGTTAATGGGTTCTGTAAGAATGGGATGGTTCTTGAGGCTTTGAAGGTTTTGAGGGCCATGCTGAGTACGAATATCGTGCCGGGATGTGATCTGAAGAAGTGGGTTTATAAGGTTTTGTTGAGGGAGGCTAGGATTAAGGAGGCAGTGGAGTTGAATGAGGCTTTGGGTTGTGTTGGGGATAGAGAGAAAGGTGATGAATCAGAATGTGTGAAGAAGGTTTTGGCTTTGTTGGATCACATGATTGGCAATTGGGCAGAATAGAGCAGGTATAGGTTTCTGGACGATTGCTTACAAATGACTTATCTTTGCTTTCAATTAGAGGTCCTTTTATGAATACCTTTTACAAATTACTTATCTTTGTTATAAGATGCGGACAATTTATCTGTGTGGTATTGAAACTTTTTGTATTAGTTCTCAATTGaagaacaattttttttttcttgacccTAAGTTTGTAATATTTGCATTGATATGGCCAAAATTTgaactgaatttttttcatgaattaaAATAGCCAATAAATAGCATTCTCAGCTGATAGGAATGTTCTTCTGCTTTCGTGTGCTTTCAGAAAATGAGATTTTCTGAAACGAATGTCTTATCAAGCTAGTACTCACCTTAAGTGCTTTCTTGGAGTGTTTCTTTTGTTCAGTCTTCCGTTTGGTAGGATGATGCTATGATAGAACTATATATTCACTTACCAACAGGGAGTCATTTCTGTGTGATTTCAGGTACTATGTCGATGTAAACATAATTCCTTTTCATATGTACCGGAGTAGGTATCTTTAGAACAATGTTGATTGTGATGGTATCTACTGTCTCGACTTAATAACTCAAGATgaagaattttctttcttacatGATATGGTACTCAACTACATGTTTGGTTTTGAATGTAGTGTGGCTTAGAATTAAGTTCTCCTCCTTCAATTGTTCAACATTAGGTATATTGTTCATATTTCCTATATAAAGTTTGATAATCGGCCTTAGCCTTCCAGAAAGGATTATATCTTTTCCATTCGCCTAACTAATTTTAAATACCAAACTGTGAACAGTATTTTACCATGCTGTGTGTGTATGCAATCTATCATGTGATCCATTTGTGCTCCGTAATAGTTTCAAAGACTACTAGCTATTGCCTCTGTCAGGATGAATTCAATTCTGATTACTTTCTCTATCTCTAGTAGACTTGATACCATTTTgcttgatgtttttttttttttgggggtcaaACATCTTGcttgatttcaattttcaagtaaagGCCACTGTTATTACTGTTAAAGAGAGTAGCTTTCTACAGAGAACAGGTGTTTTCTTTAAATTGGTAACATGATTCATGCATTCTTAAACTCTAGGTCTGTATCATCACTGGCCTTCTTCTATGTAGTAAGCATTATATTTAGGTCAtactaaattaaaaaatatggcCAATCTCTTTTAGTGGGTATGAAATTGTGAATTGTATTTTAAATTGTTCATTAAGTTGTAAGTCAGCAAGTCTCATGCACTACTTGAGCCTGTTTAATTGTGTTTAATTGATCTTTTCATTGATGCTAGTATTTCTGTAACCGGCTCTTGGAAAGGTGTAAGGTGCCGCACTTTTGTGAAGATTGCTGTTTACTACTGCATGATGTTTGGGGATCTGCTGTTGCTATTACATGTTCCATAGCTAAGGGCTTCAGAGCTGTAAACAAAGTCCTGCATTCTGCACAGGGTCTGGCCGTTATAGTTCTGCATTCTGCATAGGGTCTGGCTGTTATAATCCTGCATTCTGTACAGTGTCTGTCCTTTCGTATGCCATTTTCATCTTCTGTTTTAGAGGCAGTTGAGCAGAAAAGATTGCCTTAGTGCGTTTGTGAAATGGTGATTGTTGCTGAGTACCAGCAGGGTAGAAGCATGGCACTGAGACGTGAAGAAATCACAGATAGCATCATGCCTATGGCACATTGGGTTTTGTTGTGCTCCCATTCTTTGATGGAGGCCTCTTTTGGGTGGACCTGTGGCTGAGTCTTTCCACAATCAATTGTAaccgaaaaagaagaaaagcctcAGAGAACTTCCGAGGTCCTAGGATGTCAAGGCATGAAAAATGTTGTCTGTTTTTTCCCTTGATCCCTCAAACTTGATATTGTAATGGTGTATTTGTGACATTGCCAAATATGCCAAGTTATATCAACTGATATTGGTATGTAAATTTTGACTGAGACAGCATGTGAATGCAATGTTCAACTCCATCACTTGAGAGGGCACTTGGATTCCATAACCGGAAAAGATGCTACATTTTATGTCAATATTCAAGAGTCCTCAGAGGATTTTTATGGGCTTTGTTCATACTTAACAATGCACATAAGAGGAAATTTTAGTACAAAGTTATTTCTCTTCTCAATTATAAATTTGAATCCCTTCCCTCTTATTTCTCTTCTTAATGTGGGAatgatttcaaaattaaatctCCTCTCACTCTTGATATAAAAAAGACATTACTTCCGTCTTACAGATCACAGTTTGATACATATACAAAAACAACTCATCGAAAATACAAAGAGGAAAATTTTTGCACACCTGTAAATTGTGAATGACATAATGTAAGTAGGGATGGCCACACCAAGAGGACACTGGCATTTCAATTAatcaataatattttctttttctaattggaaaataaaataataataataataataataaaagagaaGTACATCTTTAAACTTGAAAAGATAGATTTTTGGAATGAAACAAGATGATTACGGTAGGGAAAAGAACCAAagttattaaaatatatatatatattaaaaaaagagcaCAAAAACATGTCTTTTCTCGTACTCATTCATTCGAGTTTAAAACACTGAAACAGGGGAGGACACTGTCAAAAGTGGATAACGTTTCCCAGTTCGTCACTTACTTCTAACacttgttgctgctgctttgGTTGCTTTGCTGCCATCAAATATGTTGTTGGAGTTTCAATTCTAATACTGTCTCTTCTCTCCAATggcctcttcttctcttcctctgcATCACCCCTCCCATTGCCTCATCTCCAATCGTCAGGttccatctctttctctctctcattttctttatttttttaatctgtCTGATTAATTTTGATGCGTGTCTGAAGCAGTTGAAAGGTTCCAACTATGGATGGTCACCACTACCCAGATATACTGTCCCTACTAAAGACGCAGTAAAAGGCATTCGAATTCAACCCATTAAAGCAAAAGCAGCCACCGAAGCTCCTCCGTTCTCTTTGTTTCAGCCTCCTGAAGCTGAAGGGTCTGCCTCTGAGGTAATACCCATTTCTTGTTCTCCTTTATGCTCTGTTTGATTGCTCAGAAAATGTAGGGAAATTGAATTTAGAACACTgaaacaattttcaaaatttaaggtAACATTTTGTTAACAATTAAGTTGTATCCGCTTTGTTTTGTGGCCTCTTAACTGAAAATTGCATCTTTTAAATGAAAGAAAGTATCTTCGAAGTGTTTGGTGGTAACCACACAATTATGTTCATAAAAAACCAGAAGAGCATATATGTAGTATTAAACCAATAGGGGAGAGAGCCATACTTGGTTTAACTTCACTGCAACATTCACACCTTTATTTTGTAATGCCTACAGTTGGAGCCAGCGGACCCTGATTTCTACAAGATAGGGTATGTTAGAAGTATGAGAGCTTATGGAATTGAATTTAAAGAAGGACCAGATGGGTTTGGAGTTTATGCTTCCAAGGATGTTGAACCACTTCGCCGGGCTAGAGTGAGTTGTTTCTATCCGATTATAATAATCTGTTGCACTTACTATAGAGTGTGTGTGAGTACAGCTCCATGCATAATGCCACATTAAGTGTCAGTGTCTCTGATGGTTTTGACAGCCCTTGGTTTATGATGAAGTGTTGAGTTCCAATGACTAGTTTTTGGTATTAATGTTGCTTTGTTCTCAATTTCACAGGTAATAATGGAAATTCCACTAGAACTGATGTTAACTGTAAGCCAAAAGCTCCCATGGATGTTTTTTCCAGATATAGTACCAGTGGGTCATCCAATATTTGATATCATTAACTCAACTGATCCAGAGGTAAATGTGTTTTACTTAATTTCAGCTATCAAGGATTGATAGCTGATTTGTATAATCATTCATTTACTGGGaaaatttttttgtcaattatTCTAGTATTTCTTCATGGAAATAGCATTTTGTTCAAATTATGAATTGACATTCAATTTCTATTGCCTTCCTTTTTGTGGCAGACAGATTGGGATCTGAGGTTAGCATGCCTTCTTTTGTACGCATTTGATCGGGAAGATAACTTTTGGCAGTTGTATGGTGATTTTTTACCCAGTGCAGATGAGTGCCCCAGCTTGCTTCTAGCTAGTGAGGTAGATGAATTTACAAAACATAAATCTTTAtttatagtattttttttttaataaaaaaaaaacttgcgTAGTTTAGtactatttatttcttttggcttcaTTCATGAGTTCATGAgtgataaaaataaacataggcatgcatctttcttctttgatttataCCTATAAGATCTAGAGCTTTAACATGTATTGCAATTTTTAGATTTGAGGCTCTTCTTGAGCAAAGCATCAGGTAAAATTTTAGAAGGCCAATTTAAAGCTTAAACTTGAAATTGTCATTTGTTATTAAGATTTGCATCCAAGGCCTTCAGTGTGCCTGATGTCGCAGACACATCTGTAGCTGTCATGTAGCCTTCGATAATGCATCCACATTGTTTGGGCCTCTTGAAGTTTTGTAAATAAGTACTcttaatcatgcttttcttagCTTTTGCTCCATATATGCTATAGGAGGAGCTTTCAGAACTGCAGAATCCCAATCTTGCTTCAACTATGAGAGAACAGCAACGTCGAgccttgaaattttgggaaaaaaattgggtatttAGCAGCCTCTGTATCTTGTATCTCAGAAAGCATTCTTGTTATCATTATTATTGTGCAGAATAAAATGCTTACCCTAACTTTTAACTGATTGTGCATATGTTGTATGTGTGCTAACCTGAATCAGCACTCTGGTGTACCACTAAAAATTAAACGCCTTGCTCGTGATCCTGAGAGATTCATTTGGGCATTGAGTATGGCACAATCACGATGCATtggcatgcaaatgagaattgGTGCACTTGTTCAAGATGCAAACATGCTAATTCCATATGCAGGTAAGCTTGTATCCACCTATACtctttgattaaaaaaaatttatcgtgaatatattataaaattagatGAGTAATCGCAATTTAGAGGGGGGAATCAAGAACTTATCTTTGTCCTAATGAGTTATATATAATGTTCTTAATccagttttgtttttctcttagACATCTTTGTCCATTTGAAATTGGTAAGATGTCGATGAAGACACAACATTGTGtatgaaatttattttctttttgcattagTTGTATTATGTACGTATACTATTTCTGTTTTCACTTATTGGGATTTCGAAGCAAATGATTTCCTTAAACTACCTGCGTTCACTTACTATTTATATTCCCCATTTTGTTATTAGATGGCTGTCTAATCAATTTGCTAAATTCTGCAGATATGCTAAACCATTCCTTTGAGCCAAATTGTTTTTTCCATTGGCGTTTTAAGGATCGCATGCTGGAAGTGATGATAAATGCTGGAAAACGGATTAAGAAAGGTGACGAGGTAATGCCTATTCTGTTTTCTCAATTGATGTTGATAATTTCCTTTCATAAGTAAATGCTTGCAAGGAGTCTTATGCTAAGGCTTTTAGTTTACATATATGAAGATGATCTGCTACTAATTTGGAGGAATATTTACAGATGACTGTCAATTACATGAGTGGACAACAGAATGACCTGTTGATGCAAAGATATGGTTTCTCTTCACCTGTGGTAATGTGCTCTTGGCCATATTCTACTAAAAAGAAATACtatatacctttttttttcttttatcctATTCTTTTACTGATTTGAATTGTCAATCTAGTCAAGTTAAAGAGTAACATGGTAAAAGAAAgagattatttttcttctttctactTCGGTTGAGCATGTTCCATAATTGTGGTGATATTTGTACTTCTCTAAAATTGAGTGCTCTTATTCTGGCTTGGAATTGCAGAATCCTTGGGATGTGATTCAGTTCTCCGGAAATGCACGTATTCATTTGGATTCCTTCTTGTCAGTATTCAATATATCTGGACTTCCTGAAGAGTACTATCATAACAGTATGAGATCTCTCTGTGCCTTGTTCTATATTTGTTgtcatataaattttaaaccaAGCAGCATCATAGTTTGAAAGGTCTGTATAAAACTTATAGCAGGTCGCCTATCTAATGATGGAGATACTTTTGTTGATGGAGCAATCATAGCAGCGGCAAGAACATTGTCCACTTGGTCAGATGGGGATGTGCCTCCAATCCCAAGCATGGAAAGAAGATCTGTAAAGGAGTTACAGGAAGAATGCCGACAGATGCTGGCAGTGTATCCTACTAACTCTAAGCAAGACCAAAAAATTCTAGGTGAGGTTGCCATGCAGATCGTCAAATATTTGGGGAAACATCGTGgccattatatttttcttgttttggtttcTGTGGTAACTTATGGGTAAAACCAACTCTATCTTGGCATTGGAAATTCATGTTTCTTCCCATCTTACTCTCTACAGATTCGATGTCAGATGCTAGTAGGACACTTGAAGCTGCAATCAAGTATGTAATCATCCC belongs to Prunus persica cultivar Lovell chromosome G4, Prunus_persica_NCBIv2, whole genome shotgun sequence and includes:
- the LOC18778679 gene encoding protein PLASTID TRANSCRIPTIONALLY ACTIVE 14 isoform X5; amino-acid sequence: MLLEFHHPSHCLISNRQLKGSNYGWSPLPRYTVPTKDAVKGIRIQPIKAKAATEAPPFSLFQPPEAEGSASELEPADPDFYKIGYVRSMRAYGIEFKEGPDGFGVYASKDVEPLRRARVIMEIPLELMLTVSQKLPWMFFPDIVPVGHPIFDIINSTDPETDWDLRLACLLLYAFDREDNFWQLYGDFLPSADECPSLLLASEEELSELQNPNLASTMREQQRRALKFWEKNWHSGVPLKIKRLARDPERFIWALSMAQSRCIGMQMRIGALVQDANMLIPYADMLNHSFEPNCFFHWRFKDRMLEVMINAGKRIKKGDEMTVNYMSGQQNDLLMQRYGFSSPVNPWDVIQFSGNARIHLDSFLSVFNISGLPEEYYHNTGRLSNDGDTFVDGAIIAAARTLSTWSDGDVPPIPSMERRSVKELQEECRQMLAVYPTNSKQDQKILDSMSDASRTLEAAIKYRLHRKLFVEKVMQALDIYQERMLF
- the LOC18778679 gene encoding protein PLASTID TRANSCRIPTIONALLY ACTIVE 14 isoform X1, with product MASSSLPLHHPSHCLISNRQQLKGSNYGWSPLPRYTVPTKDAVKGIRIQPIKAKAATEAPPFSLFQPPEAEGSASELEPADPDFYKIGYVRSMRAYGIEFKEGPDGFGVYASKDVEPLRRARVIMEIPLELMLTVSQKLPWMFFPDIVPVGHPIFDIINSTDPETDWDLRLACLLLYAFDREDNFWQLYGDFLPSADECPSLLLASEEELSELQNPNLASTMREQQRRALKFWEKNWHSGVPLKIKRLARDPERFIWALSMAQSRCIGMQMRIGALVQDANMLIPYADMLNHSFEPNCFFHWRFKDRMLEVMINAGKRIKKGDEMTVNYMSGQQNDLLMQRYGFSSPVNPWDVIQFSGNARIHLDSFLSVFNISGLPEEYYHNTGRLSNDGDTFVDGAIIAAARTLSTWSDGDVPPIPSMERRSVKELQEECRQMLAVYPTNSKQDQKILDSMSDASRTLEAAIKYRLHRKLFVEKVMQALDIYQERMLF
- the LOC18778679 gene encoding protein PLASTID TRANSCRIPTIONALLY ACTIVE 14 isoform X2, whose amino-acid sequence is MASSSLPLHHPSHCLISNRQLKGSNYGWSPLPRYTVPTKDAVKGIRIQPIKAKAATEAPPFSLFQPPEAEGSASELEPADPDFYKIGYVRSMRAYGIEFKEGPDGFGVYASKDVEPLRRARVIMEIPLELMLTVSQKLPWMFFPDIVPVGHPIFDIINSTDPETDWDLRLACLLLYAFDREDNFWQLYGDFLPSADECPSLLLASEEELSELQNPNLASTMREQQRRALKFWEKNWHSGVPLKIKRLARDPERFIWALSMAQSRCIGMQMRIGALVQDANMLIPYADMLNHSFEPNCFFHWRFKDRMLEVMINAGKRIKKGDEMTVNYMSGQQNDLLMQRYGFSSPVNPWDVIQFSGNARIHLDSFLSVFNISGLPEEYYHNTGRLSNDGDTFVDGAIIAAARTLSTWSDGDVPPIPSMERRSVKELQEECRQMLAVYPTNSKQDQKILDSMSDASRTLEAAIKYRLHRKLFVEKVMQALDIYQERMLF
- the LOC18778679 gene encoding protein PLASTID TRANSCRIPTIONALLY ACTIVE 14 isoform X6, with translation MRAYGIEFKEGPDGFGVYASKDVEPLRRARVIMEIPLELMLTVSQKLPWMFFPDIVPVGHPIFDIINSTDPETDWDLRLACLLLYAFDREDNFWQLYGDFLPSADECPSLLLASEEELSELQNPNLASTMREQQRRALKFWEKNWHSGVPLKIKRLARDPERFIWALSMAQSRCIGMQMRIGALVQDANMLIPYADMLNHSFEPNCFFHWRFKDRMLEVMINAGKRIKKGDEMTVNYMSGQQNDLLMQRYGFSSPVNPWDVIQFSGNARIHLDSFLSVFNISGLPEEYYHNTGRLSNDGDTFVDGAIIAAARTLSTWSDGDVPPIPSMERRSVKELQEECRQMLAVYPTNSKQDQKILDSMSDASRTLEAAIKYRLHRKLFVEKVMQALDIYQERMLF
- the LOC18778679 gene encoding protein PLASTID TRANSCRIPTIONALLY ACTIVE 14 isoform X4, with the translated sequence MLLEFHHPSHCLISNRQQLKGSNYGWSPLPRYTVPTKDAVKGIRIQPIKAKAATEAPPFSLFQPPEAEGSASELEPADPDFYKIGYVRSMRAYGIEFKEGPDGFGVYASKDVEPLRRARVIMEIPLELMLTVSQKLPWMFFPDIVPVGHPIFDIINSTDPETDWDLRLACLLLYAFDREDNFWQLYGDFLPSADECPSLLLASEEELSELQNPNLASTMREQQRRALKFWEKNWHSGVPLKIKRLARDPERFIWALSMAQSRCIGMQMRIGALVQDANMLIPYADMLNHSFEPNCFFHWRFKDRMLEVMINAGKRIKKGDEMTVNYMSGQQNDLLMQRYGFSSPVNPWDVIQFSGNARIHLDSFLSVFNISGLPEEYYHNTGRLSNDGDTFVDGAIIAAARTLSTWSDGDVPPIPSMERRSVKELQEECRQMLAVYPTNSKQDQKILDSMSDASRTLEAAIKYRLHRKLFVEKVMQALDIYQERMLF
- the LOC18778679 gene encoding protein PLASTID TRANSCRIPTIONALLY ACTIVE 14 isoform X3, yielding MASSSLPLHHPSHCLISNRQQLKGSNYGWSPLPRYTVPTKDAVKGIRIQPIKAKAATEAPPFSLFQPPEAEGSASELEPADPDFYKIGYVRSMRAYGIEFKEGPDGFGVYASKDVEPLRRARVIMEIPLELMLTVSQKLPWMFFPDIVPVGHPIFDIINSTDPETDWDLRLACLLLYAFDREDNFWQLYGDFLPSADECPSLLLASEEELSELQNPNLASTMREQQRRALKFWEKNWHSGVPLKIKRLARDPERFIWALSMAQSRCIGMQMRIGALVQDANMLIPYADMLNHSFEPNCFFHWRFKDRMLEVMINAGKRIKKGDEMTVNYMSGQQNDLLMQRYGFSSPVNPWDVIQFSGNARIHLDSFLSVFNISGLPEEYYHNSRLSNDGDTFVDGAIIAAARTLSTWSDGDVPPIPSMERRSVKELQEECRQMLAVYPTNSKQDQKILDSMSDASRTLEAAIKYRLHRKLFVEKVMQALDIYQERMLF
- the LOC18778172 gene encoding pentatricopeptide repeat-containing protein At4g11690 — its product is MKSVQKPLHILSLASKSTITPRTFSTSTSAIDSITAPKPTNQTQTQSLTQEEHTKINLLLPRLCLLNHLDTATHLTITALLTNPPLKSLSLSILIHSFTSQPDMARPMSLLTRLRHNPPSHPYLTPITTMFIASYFKKNKPKEALKMFNWLVRPGSPCVLDERVCEVLVNGFCKNGMVLEALKVLRAMLSTNIVPGCDLKKWVYKVLLREARIKEAVELNEALGCVGDREKGDESECVKKVLALLDHMIGNWAE